The proteins below come from a single Juglans regia cultivar Chandler chromosome 12, Walnut 2.0, whole genome shotgun sequence genomic window:
- the LOC108980993 gene encoding MDIS1-interacting receptor like kinase 2-like isoform X2, with protein MTVLQLKQLLSNLLIPFKFSSSSTHIILIILISFFRVAFALDSSTATPGQEQAEALLTWKNSLDKSTQMLLPSWTSLPPRNFTSSSYCFSSNAPCKWVGITCDEAGTVTHINITNTGLRENQFSGNIPPVLGNLNNLTELMLCVNHLSGHIPPELGKLTSLSGLCLFMNKLSGSIPREMNNLTSLLGFLVAENNLSGYLPPNICANGILEHFAASGNNFVGPIPKSLGNCTNLIRFQVQRNQLKGDISEYFGICTRLVYIDLSHNKLYGKLSINWEQSKNLTCLKISDNRISGTIPDDLYKASRLGYLDLSRNQFVGKIPKELGALKLLFTLKLNENKLSGSIPKEIGRLSGLTQLNLAANNLSGSIPKQLAQCSKLLDLNLSMNRFWESITPQIGSIRSLMYLDLSQNLLTGELPWELGRLHYLELLNLSHNYLSASIPSTFSEMLSLTWVDISYNRLEGPLPDNKAFSKVPMRALEHNRGLCGNNTALKACPSLSSKRPDGKISLRVVILITVILFGTLFLFYIIAAV; from the exons ATGACAGTTTTGCAGCTTAAACAACTGCTTTCTAACCTGCTTATTCCGTTCAAGTTCTCGTCGTCCTCAACCCacatcatcctcatcatcttgATCTCTTTTTTCCGAGTTGCTTTTGCACTAGATTCTTCCACTGCGACTCCAGGACAAGAACAAGCAGAGGCTCTTCTAACATGGAAAAACAGCCTTGACAAGTCAACTCAAATGCTCCTTCCTTCCTGGACTAGTCTTCCTCCCCGGAATTTTACTTCATCTTCCTACTGTTTTTCTTCCAATGCCCCTTGCAAGTGGGTTGGAATCACATGCGATGAGGCTGGAACTGTCACGCATATAAACATCACAAACACTGGTTTGAGAG AGAATCAATTTTCGGGAAACATCCCTCCAGTACTAGGGAACTTGAACAACCTCACAGAGTTGATGCTATGTGTGAATCATTTATCTGGTCATATTCCTCCAGAACTCGGAAAACTTACTTCCCTTTCTGGCTTATGTCTCTTTATGAATAAACTCAGTGGCTCCATTCCTAGAGAAATGAATAATCTTACATCTCTGCTTGGTTTTCTAGTGGCCGAGAACAACTTGTCTGGCTATTTACCACCAAACATATGCGCTAATGGGATACTGGAACACTTCGCTGCCAGTGGAAACAACTTCGTTGGTCCCATTCCAAAAAGTTTAGGAAACTGTACCAACTTAATCAGGTTTCAGGTCCAAAGAAATCAACTAAAAGGTGACATATCAGAATATTTTGGCATATGCACACGTTTGGTTTACATCGATCTGAGTCATAACAAGCTGTATGGTAAGCTGTCAATCAATTGGGAGCAAAGCAAAAACCTAACATGCTTGAAGATCTCAGACAATAGAATTTCAGGTACAATCCCAGATGATCTTTATAAAGCAAGTCGACTTGGATATCTTGACCTGTCCCGAAATCAGTTCGTAGGAAAAATTCCAAAGGAATTGGGGGCCTTGAAGTTACTGTTCACTCTTAAACTGAACGAAAATAAACTTTCAGGCAGTATTCCAAAGGAAATAGGAAGACTATCCGGGCTTACTCAACTCAACCTAGCAGCTAACAATTTAAGTGGATCAATACCCAAGCAATTAGCACAGTGCTCAAAACTCTTGGACTTGAATTTGAGCATGAACCGATTTTGGGAAAGTATTACCCCCCAGATTGGCAGTATACGCTCTCTCATGTATCTTGATCTTAGCCAAAACCTGCTCACAGGAGAGCTTCCCTGGGAGCTTGGACGATTACACTACTTAGAATTATTAAACCTCTCCCACAACTATCTGTCTGCCTCGATACCATCAACTTTTAGTGAAATGTTAAGCTTGACATGGGTGGATATATCATACAATAGATTGGAGGGTCCACTTCCTGACAACAAAGCGTTCAGCAAGGTGCCAATGAGAGCTCTAGAACATAATAGAGGTCTGTGCGGCAACAACACTGCTCTGAAGGCTTGCCCCTCGTTGTCGAGCAAAAGACCTGATGGAAAGATAAGCCTCCGAGTTGTTATTTTGATCACTGTTATTCTATTTGGCactctgtttcttttttatatcattGCAGCAGTCTAA
- the LOC118343720 gene encoding MDIS1-interacting receptor like kinase 2-like, which yields MRKPDHEPRDAEDETLFEIWSYDGKMAHQSIVEATEKFNPRHCIGEGGSANVYKAEVSTGQVFAVKKLHQSEDGEVANRAFASEITALAEVRHRNIVKLYGFCSHARYSYLVYEYLEGGSLGKSISSEVKAMQFDWIKRVNVVRGVAQALSYLHHDCSPPIIHRDISSNNILLDLEYEAHISDFGTARILKPNSPNWTSYAGTFWVFSSRCADIFLAELAYTMESNEKCDVYSFGMVTLEVMMGRHPGSFISLLLSSSSTTTTTQNITLKEVLDQRLSPPRGRVTEEVVTIAKLAFACLNARPQSRPSMQQISHKLSTRSLRAPLSEPLDAITLGKLFDNTTLTP from the exons ATGAGAAAGCCAGATCATGAGCCAAGGGATGCAGAAGATGAAACTCTGTTTGAAATTTGGAGTTATGATGGGAAAATGGCACATCAAAGCATTGTTGAAGCGACAGAAAAATTCAACCCAAGACATTGCATTGGAGAGGGAGGATCTGCAAATGTTTATAAAGCAGAGGTGTCAACGGGTCAAGTTTTTGCAGTGAAGAAACTTCACCAATCTGAGGATGGAGAAGTGGCCAACCGAGCCTTTGCAAGTGAGATTACTGCTTTAGCAGAAGTGAGACACAGGAATATTGTAAAGCTCTATGGTTTTTGTTCACATGCAAGATACTCATACCTTGTGTATGAATACTTAGAAGGGGGAAGCTTGGGAAAGAGTATAAGTAGTGAGGTGAAAGCAATGCAGTTCGATTGGATCAAGAGGGTTAACGTGGTAAGAGGTGTTGCCCAAGCTTTATCCTACCTGCACCACGACTGCTCACCTCCAATTATTCATCGAGATATATCAAGTAACAACATTCTGTTGGATTTGGAATATGAAGCTCACATCTCCGACTTTGGCACAGCCAGGATTTTGAAGCCTAACTCACCCAATTGGACATCATATGCAGGCACCTTTTGGGTATTCAGCTCCAG ATGTGCTGATATTTTCTTGGCAGAGCTTGCTTACACTATGGAATCGAATGAGAAGTGTGATGTATACAGCTTTGGGATGGTAACATTGGAAGTGATGATGGGAAGGCATCCGGGCAGTTTCATCTccttattattatcatcatcatcaacgaCAACAACTACCCAGAATATAACACTGAAGGAAGTGTTGGACCAGCGCCTCTCACCTCCTAGAGGTCGAGTAACTGAAGAAGTGGTCACCATTGCTAAGCTAGCATTTGCATGCCTCAACGCCCGCCCACAATCCAGGCCAAGCATGCAACAGATCTCTCACAAGCTATCAACTCGTAGTCTTAGAGCCCCTCTGTCAGAGCCCCTAGATGCCATTACATTAGGAAAACTATTTGATAACACAACTTTAACTCCCTGA
- the LOC108988996 gene encoding protein FAR1-RELATED SEQUENCE 5-like: protein MAEFSGFGVAQEPIYNIDSDEFEGELEAESVEVQGDVNVEDGVNVEVEDGVNVIPSSSSAPLEPFIGMVFEEVEDAQAFYKAYARRQGFAIRTNHTRLSKDDKTRCAVDYVCTREGFRRVSRKDTDRIMPEPAETKIGCKAIMGIKKDGEKWIVNKFVVGHNHILLTPRSTSFLRGHRGVSKVQKKLIMTLNESGVPTRKIMSVLSKNSGGDFNVGCIGKDVENYLGSQRRKIFEEGDAQRLYSYFLDRQNKEPGFVFSMQVDNDGCMGSCFWANARSRAAYQYFGDVVTFDATYLTNIYKMPFVPFSRVNHHHQTIIS from the exons ATGGCTGAGTTCAGTGGCTTTGGTGTAGCTCAG GaaccaatttataatattgatagtgATGAGTTTGAGGGTGAACTTGAGGCTGAAAGTGTTGAGGTACAAGGTGATGTGAATGTCGAAGATGGGGTTAATGTCGAAGTCGAAGATGGAGTAAATGTGATTCCCTCTTCGAGTAGTGCTCCGTTGGAGCCATTCATTGGTATGGTATTTGAGGAGGTCGAAGATGCCCAAGCATTTTATAAGGCATATGCAAGGCGACAAGGATTTGCAATCCGGACAAATCATACTCGATTGTCGAAAGATGATAAAACTCGTTGTGCAGTAGACTATGTTTGCACAAGAGAAGGATTTCGGCGCGTTAGTAGGAAAGACACCGATCGAATAATGCCTGAACCTGCTGAGACAAAAATTGGATGTAAAGCAATAATGGGaataaagaaagatggtgaaaagTGGATAGTCAACAAGTTTGTGGTTGGACATAATCATATTTTGCTTACACCGAGAAGTACTAGTTTCCTTCGTGGACATAGGGGAGTTAGTAAAGTACAAAAGAAACTTATTATGACCTTGAATGAGTCTGGTGTACCGACAAGGAAGATAATGTCGGTATTGAGTAAAAATTCAGGTGGTGACTTTAATGTTGGTTGTATTGGGAAGGATGTAGAAAATTATTTGGGAAGccaaaggagaaaaatatttgaagaaggTGATGCACAAAGGCTATATTCCTACTTTCTTGATCGACAAAACAAAGAACCTGGGTTTGTGTTCTCCATGCAAGTTGATAACGATGGGTGTATGGGAAGTTGTTTTTGGGCTAATGCGAGATCAAGAGCTGCATACcaatattttggggatgttgttACATTTGATGCCACTTACTTGaccaatatttataagatgcCATTTGTGCCATTTTCTAgagttaatcatcatcatcagactATAATTAGTTAA
- the LOC108980993 gene encoding MDIS1-interacting receptor like kinase 2-like isoform X1 yields MTVLQLKQLLSNLLIPFKFSSSSTHIILIILISFFRVAFALDSSTATPGQEQAEALLTWKNSLDKSTQMLLPSWTSLPPRNFTSSSYCFSSNAPCKWVGITCDEAGTVTHINITNTGLRGTLQHLSFSSFPNLTSLELSNNSLYGTIPSHLRNLSKLTHLDMRLNRFFGNIPSEMCLLSSLQHLYLDGNQINGSIPQGIGKLSSLTELNLQKNNLIGSIPNSIGNLTKLIVLELDDNHLSGSITLEVGNLTKLTILDLAENQFSGNIPPVLGNLNNLTELMLCVNHLSGHIPPELGKLTSLSGLCLFMNKLSGSIPREMNNLTSLLGFLVAENNLSGYLPPNICANGILEHFAASGNNFVGPIPKSLGNCTNLIRFQVQRNQLKGDISEYFGICTRLVYIDLSHNKLYGKLSINWEQSKNLTCLKISDNRISGTIPDDLYKASRLGYLDLSRNQFVGKIPKELGALKLLFTLKLNENKLSGSIPKEIGRLSGLTQLNLAANNLSGSIPKQLAQCSKLLDLNLSMNRFWESITPQIGSIRSLMYLDLSQNLLTGELPWELGRLHYLELLNLSHNYLSASIPSTFSEMLSLTWVDISYNRLEGPLPDNKAFSKVPMRALEHNRGLCGNNTALKACPSLSSKRPDGKISLRVVILITVILFGTLFLFYIIAAV; encoded by the coding sequence ATGACAGTTTTGCAGCTTAAACAACTGCTTTCTAACCTGCTTATTCCGTTCAAGTTCTCGTCGTCCTCAACCCacatcatcctcatcatcttgATCTCTTTTTTCCGAGTTGCTTTTGCACTAGATTCTTCCACTGCGACTCCAGGACAAGAACAAGCAGAGGCTCTTCTAACATGGAAAAACAGCCTTGACAAGTCAACTCAAATGCTCCTTCCTTCCTGGACTAGTCTTCCTCCCCGGAATTTTACTTCATCTTCCTACTGTTTTTCTTCCAATGCCCCTTGCAAGTGGGTTGGAATCACATGCGATGAGGCTGGAACTGTCACGCATATAAACATCACAAACACTGGTTTGAGAGGTACTCTTCAACATCTCAGCTTCTCGTCCTTTCCGAATCTTACCAGCCTTGAGCTTTCTAACAACTCCCTTTATGGAACTATTCCTTCCCATCTCAGAAATCTTTCAAAACTCACTCATCTAGACATGCGTCTTAATCGTTTCTTTGGAAATATTCCGTCTGAAATGTGTCTGCTGAGCAGTCTTCAACACCTTTATTTGGATGGAAATCAGATAAATGGATCTATACCACAAGGAATAGGAAAGCTTAGTTCTCTAACTGAGCTGAATTTGCAAAAAAACAATCTTATAGGATCAATCCCAAATTCTATAGGAAACTTGACAAAGCTCATAGTTCTGGAACTTGATGATAATCATCTATCTGGCAGCATAACTCTGGAAGTAGGAAATTTGACCAAGCTTACTATATTGGATCTTGCAGAGAATCAATTTTCGGGAAACATCCCTCCAGTACTAGGGAACTTGAACAACCTCACAGAGTTGATGCTATGTGTGAATCATTTATCTGGTCATATTCCTCCAGAACTCGGAAAACTTACTTCCCTTTCTGGCTTATGTCTCTTTATGAATAAACTCAGTGGCTCCATTCCTAGAGAAATGAATAATCTTACATCTCTGCTTGGTTTTCTAGTGGCCGAGAACAACTTGTCTGGCTATTTACCACCAAACATATGCGCTAATGGGATACTGGAACACTTCGCTGCCAGTGGAAACAACTTCGTTGGTCCCATTCCAAAAAGTTTAGGAAACTGTACCAACTTAATCAGGTTTCAGGTCCAAAGAAATCAACTAAAAGGTGACATATCAGAATATTTTGGCATATGCACACGTTTGGTTTACATCGATCTGAGTCATAACAAGCTGTATGGTAAGCTGTCAATCAATTGGGAGCAAAGCAAAAACCTAACATGCTTGAAGATCTCAGACAATAGAATTTCAGGTACAATCCCAGATGATCTTTATAAAGCAAGTCGACTTGGATATCTTGACCTGTCCCGAAATCAGTTCGTAGGAAAAATTCCAAAGGAATTGGGGGCCTTGAAGTTACTGTTCACTCTTAAACTGAACGAAAATAAACTTTCAGGCAGTATTCCAAAGGAAATAGGAAGACTATCCGGGCTTACTCAACTCAACCTAGCAGCTAACAATTTAAGTGGATCAATACCCAAGCAATTAGCACAGTGCTCAAAACTCTTGGACTTGAATTTGAGCATGAACCGATTTTGGGAAAGTATTACCCCCCAGATTGGCAGTATACGCTCTCTCATGTATCTTGATCTTAGCCAAAACCTGCTCACAGGAGAGCTTCCCTGGGAGCTTGGACGATTACACTACTTAGAATTATTAAACCTCTCCCACAACTATCTGTCTGCCTCGATACCATCAACTTTTAGTGAAATGTTAAGCTTGACATGGGTGGATATATCATACAATAGATTGGAGGGTCCACTTCCTGACAACAAAGCGTTCAGCAAGGTGCCAATGAGAGCTCTAGAACATAATAGAGGTCTGTGCGGCAACAACACTGCTCTGAAGGCTTGCCCCTCGTTGTCGAGCAAAAGACCTGATGGAAAGATAAGCCTCCGAGTTGTTATTTTGATCACTGTTATTCTATTTGGCactctgtttcttttttatatcattGCAGCAGTCTAA
- the LOC108980993 gene encoding MDIS1-interacting receptor like kinase 2-like isoform X3, giving the protein MRLNRFFGNIPSEMCLLSSLQHLYLDGNQINGSIPQGIGKLSSLTELNLQKNNLIGSIPNSIGNLTKLIVLELDDNHLSGSITLEVGNLTKLTILDLAENQFSGNIPPVLGNLNNLTELMLCVNHLSGHIPPELGKLTSLSGLCLFMNKLSGSIPREMNNLTSLLGFLVAENNLSGYLPPNICANGILEHFAASGNNFVGPIPKSLGNCTNLIRFQVQRNQLKGDISEYFGICTRLVYIDLSHNKLYGKLSINWEQSKNLTCLKISDNRISGTIPDDLYKASRLGYLDLSRNQFVGKIPKELGALKLLFTLKLNENKLSGSIPKEIGRLSGLTQLNLAANNLSGSIPKQLAQCSKLLDLNLSMNRFWESITPQIGSIRSLMYLDLSQNLLTGELPWELGRLHYLELLNLSHNYLSASIPSTFSEMLSLTWVDISYNRLEGPLPDNKAFSKVPMRALEHNRGLCGNNTALKACPSLSSKRPDGKISLRVVILITVILFGTLFLFYIIAAV; this is encoded by the coding sequence ATGCGTCTTAATCGTTTCTTTGGAAATATTCCGTCTGAAATGTGTCTGCTGAGCAGTCTTCAACACCTTTATTTGGATGGAAATCAGATAAATGGATCTATACCACAAGGAATAGGAAAGCTTAGTTCTCTAACTGAGCTGAATTTGCAAAAAAACAATCTTATAGGATCAATCCCAAATTCTATAGGAAACTTGACAAAGCTCATAGTTCTGGAACTTGATGATAATCATCTATCTGGCAGCATAACTCTGGAAGTAGGAAATTTGACCAAGCTTACTATATTGGATCTTGCAGAGAATCAATTTTCGGGAAACATCCCTCCAGTACTAGGGAACTTGAACAACCTCACAGAGTTGATGCTATGTGTGAATCATTTATCTGGTCATATTCCTCCAGAACTCGGAAAACTTACTTCCCTTTCTGGCTTATGTCTCTTTATGAATAAACTCAGTGGCTCCATTCCTAGAGAAATGAATAATCTTACATCTCTGCTTGGTTTTCTAGTGGCCGAGAACAACTTGTCTGGCTATTTACCACCAAACATATGCGCTAATGGGATACTGGAACACTTCGCTGCCAGTGGAAACAACTTCGTTGGTCCCATTCCAAAAAGTTTAGGAAACTGTACCAACTTAATCAGGTTTCAGGTCCAAAGAAATCAACTAAAAGGTGACATATCAGAATATTTTGGCATATGCACACGTTTGGTTTACATCGATCTGAGTCATAACAAGCTGTATGGTAAGCTGTCAATCAATTGGGAGCAAAGCAAAAACCTAACATGCTTGAAGATCTCAGACAATAGAATTTCAGGTACAATCCCAGATGATCTTTATAAAGCAAGTCGACTTGGATATCTTGACCTGTCCCGAAATCAGTTCGTAGGAAAAATTCCAAAGGAATTGGGGGCCTTGAAGTTACTGTTCACTCTTAAACTGAACGAAAATAAACTTTCAGGCAGTATTCCAAAGGAAATAGGAAGACTATCCGGGCTTACTCAACTCAACCTAGCAGCTAACAATTTAAGTGGATCAATACCCAAGCAATTAGCACAGTGCTCAAAACTCTTGGACTTGAATTTGAGCATGAACCGATTTTGGGAAAGTATTACCCCCCAGATTGGCAGTATACGCTCTCTCATGTATCTTGATCTTAGCCAAAACCTGCTCACAGGAGAGCTTCCCTGGGAGCTTGGACGATTACACTACTTAGAATTATTAAACCTCTCCCACAACTATCTGTCTGCCTCGATACCATCAACTTTTAGTGAAATGTTAAGCTTGACATGGGTGGATATATCATACAATAGATTGGAGGGTCCACTTCCTGACAACAAAGCGTTCAGCAAGGTGCCAATGAGAGCTCTAGAACATAATAGAGGTCTGTGCGGCAACAACACTGCTCTGAAGGCTTGCCCCTCGTTGTCGAGCAAAAGACCTGATGGAAAGATAAGCCTCCGAGTTGTTATTTTGATCACTGTTATTCTATTTGGCactctgtttcttttttatatcattGCAGCAGTCTAA
- the LOC108980546 gene encoding protein FAR1-RELATED SEQUENCE 1-like, with product MKTPFKIEEEAALVYTRKSFIIFQEELFNSLRYQARRLSLTSEAKTYGVTVHGKETPLYHVILEGSGEHATCTCHMWEFMGILCRHILCVFGKKAKLNRLPEHYVLDRWTINAKSRPIPHIPCCDVQVSVEVDEPTMRRSKSMIQLYDIVELASQSVEKHNHFTLALEKVHKEMLAMDEHVECSRVVPVNDDQIVRSQVVSNFSQTVQDPPRVPTKGRPKSLRAKNPKETQITKKRRCSICKNEGHVKNNCPSASRMRKLKVLSQRGAAEEGIREV from the exons ATGAAGACACCTTTTAAAATTGAAGAGGAGGCAGCATTGGTttatacaagaaaatctttcatcATCTTCCAAGAAGAGTTGTTTAATAGTCTACGGTACCAAGCAAGAAGATTGTCTCTGACTAGTGAGGCGAAGACATATGGAGTGACAGTTCATGGTAAAGAAACACCTCTTTACCATGTGATATTGGAGGGTAGTGGAGAACATGCTACATGTACATGCCATATGTGGGAGTTTATGGGGATTCTTTGTAGGCATATCTTGTGTGTTTTTGGCAAGAAAGCGAAATTAAATAGATTGCCAGAGCATTATGTTCTAGACAGATGGACTATTAATGCTAAGAGTCGACCCATTCCCCACATTCCGTGTTGTGATGTACAAGTGAGCGTGGAAGTAGATGAGCCTACGATGAGAAGAAGCAAGTCAATGATACAACTTTATGACATTGTAGAACTTGCATCCCAATCAGTAGAAAAACACAATCATTTCACACTTGCATTGGAGAAGGTTCACAAAGAGATGCTTGCAATGGACGAGCATGTAGAATGTTCACGAGTAGTGCCGGTCAATGATGATCAAATAGTAAGAAGCCAAGTTGTATCGAACTTTTCACAAACGGTGCAAGATCCTCCACGGGTACCCACAAAAGGGCGTCCAAAATCTTTGAGAGCGAAGAACCCAAAGGAAACacaaataacaaagaaaagacGTTGTAGCATTTGCAAGAATGAGGgacatgttaaaaataattgtccTTCAGCAAG CAGGATGCGGAAACTAAAGGTTTTGAGTCAAAGAGGAGCAGCTGAGGAAGGTATTCGAGAAGTTTGA